A stretch of the bacterium genome encodes the following:
- a CDS encoding GNAT family N-acetyltransferase yields the protein MKNRELIVEIANDEGKMADALAVRHTVFVVEQMIDEVLERDELDAEAIHVVGYLEAEPVAAGRAVIEGGSAKIGRMAVLKAQRGKGFGVDILQALEEACKDQGIWVARLNAQEHAAGFYSQAGYHRVEGTQPFLEAGIRHIMMKKDLSR from the coding sequence ATGAAGAACAGGGAGCTAATAGTAGAGATTGCCAATGATGAAGGCAAGATGGCTGATGCACTAGCGGTGCGGCACACTGTCTTTGTTGTTGAGCAGATGATTGATGAGGTTCTCGAAAGAGATGAGCTTGACGCGGAAGCGATTCATGTTGTTGGCTACCTTGAGGCTGAGCCCGTCGCCGCCGGTCGTGCAGTCATCGAAGGTGGATCGGCCAAGATCGGTCGGATGGCGGTGCTAAAGGCCCAGCGGGGCAAGGGTTTTGGAGTTGATATTCTTCAGGCCCTGGAGGAGGCCTGCAAGGATCAAGGAATCTGGGTCGCGCGCCTCAACGCTCAGGAACACGCCGCCGGATTTTACTCTCAGGCTGGCTACCATCGAGTTGAAGGAACGCAGCCTTTTCTTGAAGCTGGCATCAGACACATAATGATGAAAAAGGACCTCTCGCGGTAA
- a CDS encoding DUF3465 domain-containing protein: MTVEEAFARRLHGVPLTVSGKVTRILTDDTDDTPHQRFIIEPEGGHTVLVAHNLKRAYRVPVKVEEEVEVHGSYVWNKYGGLIHNTHHYGGECQNGKCEPHEDGYINFMGENNPNLVNAPTKREEPHSQN, from the coding sequence ATGACAGTTGAAGAAGCCTTCGCTCGCCGCCTTCATGGAGTCCCACTCACCGTTTCCGGTAAAGTCACTCGTATCTTGACTGACGATACTGATGATACACCTCACCAACGTTTCATTATTGAGCCTGAAGGTGGGCACACGGTTTTGGTCGCCCACAACCTGAAGCGGGCCTATCGGGTTCCAGTCAAAGTTGAAGAAGAAGTTGAAGTTCACGGCAGCTATGTTTGGAACAAATACGGCGGTTTGATCCACAACACTCATCACTATGGTGGGGAATGCCAAAACGGCAAGTGTGAGCCTCACGAAGACGGCTATATCAATTTCATGGGAGAAAACAATCCCAATCTGGTCAATGCACCAACAAAACGCGAAGAGCCCCACAGTCAAAACTAA